The following proteins are co-located in the Pectinophora gossypiella chromosome 23, ilPecGoss1.1, whole genome shotgun sequence genome:
- the LOC126377390 gene encoding phenoloxidase-activating enzyme-like isoform X1: MFTKVNLVCFVLLCTLNFSFAKYYQSYQNLVSNNNSDDYYYDDEVCEPSSLPPHPDSMCCGVDSTSSNRIIGGAPTALFQYPWLAMIEYKILKYQNWLTPRCGGSLISGRHVLTAAHCVAGEILLDSTPYNVILGDYDKHHEGPDCITTKEGKQCNEGAVRIRIDKIFAHEKFGEKTMKNDIALVKLKTMAPYNNAIRPICLPFSNLLNHAQRNQFLYAAGWGTMKQVQVGEKYKGTTSSVKRHVIMPFVTTKKCKSVWRSLVTENHICAGGEGGKDACMGDSGGPLMNDNDGIFDIVGVVSFGAGDPCGKPGVPGVYTNVYRYKDWIAHRLRL; the protein is encoded by the exons ATGTTCACAAAAGTGAATTTAGTTTGTTTTGTGCTACTTTGCACTCTTAATTTTTCTTTTGCAAAATATTATCAgtcat aTCAAAATTTAGTATCAAATAACAACAGcgatgattattattatgatg acgAAGTTTGCGAGCCGTCTTCCCTGCCACCACACCCTGACAGTATGTGCTGTGGAGTCGACTCCACATCCAGCAACAGGATTATCG GCGGAGCACCAACAGCACTATTCCAGTACCCATGGCTGGCTATGATTGAGTACAAGATCCTCAAGTACCAAAACTGGCTCACACCGAGATGTGGAGGTTCCCTCATCAGTGGAAGACATGTGCTTACAGCAGCACATTGCGTCGCTGGTGAAATTCTGCTTGATAGCACTCC ATACAACGTAATTCTCGGGGACTATGACAAGCACCACGAAGGTCCGGATTGTATCACAACCAAGGAAGGGAAGCAATGTAACGAGGGTGCTGTGAGGATCCGCATCGATAAAATCTTCGCTCATGAGAAGTTTGGCGAGAAAACAATGAAGAATGACATTGCTCTGGTCAAGCTCAAGACCATGGCTCCTTATAACA ATGCCATTCGCCCAATCTGTCTGCCGTTTTCGAACTTGTTAAATCACGCTCAGCGGAACCAGTTCCTGTATGCAGCCGGTTGGGGAACTATGAAGCAGGTTCAAGTCGGCGAGAAGTACAAGGGCACGACCAGTAGTGTGAAACGTCACGTGATTATGCCTTTTGTGACTACCAAG AAATGTAAATCAGTATGGCGAAGTCTGGTGACGGAAAATCACATCTGCGCGGGTGGTGAAGGTGGCAAAGACGCCTGTATGGGCGACTCTGGTGGCCCGTTGATGAATGACAATGATGGAATCTTTGACATTGTTGGAGTCGTCAGTTTCGGTGCTGGTGATCCATGCGGCAAACCCGGCGTCCCTGGTGTCTACACCAATGTGTACAGATACAAAGATTGGATTGCTCACCGTCTTCGGCTTTAA
- the LOC126377390 gene encoding phenoloxidase-activating enzyme-like isoform X2, whose amino-acid sequence MFTKVNLVCFVLLCTLNFSFAKYYQSYQNLVSNNNSDDYYYDDEVCEPSSLPPHPDSMCCGVDSTSSNRIIGGAPTALFQYPWLAMIEYKILKYQNWLTPRCGGSLISGRHVLTAAHCVAGEILLDSTPYNVILGDYDKHHEGPDCITTKEGKQCNEGAVRIRIDKIFAHEKFGEKTMKNDIALVKLKTMAPYNNAIRPICLPFSNLLNHAQRNQFLYAAGWGTMKQKCKSVWRSLVTENHICAGGEGGKDACMGDSGGPLMNDNDGIFDIVGVVSFGAGDPCGKPGVPGVYTNVYRYKDWIAHRLRL is encoded by the exons ATGTTCACAAAAGTGAATTTAGTTTGTTTTGTGCTACTTTGCACTCTTAATTTTTCTTTTGCAAAATATTATCAgtcat aTCAAAATTTAGTATCAAATAACAACAGcgatgattattattatgatg acgAAGTTTGCGAGCCGTCTTCCCTGCCACCACACCCTGACAGTATGTGCTGTGGAGTCGACTCCACATCCAGCAACAGGATTATCG GCGGAGCACCAACAGCACTATTCCAGTACCCATGGCTGGCTATGATTGAGTACAAGATCCTCAAGTACCAAAACTGGCTCACACCGAGATGTGGAGGTTCCCTCATCAGTGGAAGACATGTGCTTACAGCAGCACATTGCGTCGCTGGTGAAATTCTGCTTGATAGCACTCC ATACAACGTAATTCTCGGGGACTATGACAAGCACCACGAAGGTCCGGATTGTATCACAACCAAGGAAGGGAAGCAATGTAACGAGGGTGCTGTGAGGATCCGCATCGATAAAATCTTCGCTCATGAGAAGTTTGGCGAGAAAACAATGAAGAATGACATTGCTCTGGTCAAGCTCAAGACCATGGCTCCTTATAACA ATGCCATTCGCCCAATCTGTCTGCCGTTTTCGAACTTGTTAAATCACGCTCAGCGGAACCAGTTCCTGTATGCAGCCGGTTGGGGAACTATGAAGCAG AAATGTAAATCAGTATGGCGAAGTCTGGTGACGGAAAATCACATCTGCGCGGGTGGTGAAGGTGGCAAAGACGCCTGTATGGGCGACTCTGGTGGCCCGTTGATGAATGACAATGATGGAATCTTTGACATTGTTGGAGTCGTCAGTTTCGGTGCTGGTGATCCATGCGGCAAACCCGGCGTCCCTGGTGTCTACACCAATGTGTACAGATACAAAGATTGGATTGCTCACCGTCTTCGGCTTTAA